One region of Deinococcus budaensis genomic DNA includes:
- a CDS encoding alpha/beta hydrolase family protein: MRRAFFVLSSLLAALSVTAGAAVTTPPPLPLPTVPDTVQLDRLSGPSYLRVPPACYAQECALVVVSHPRGQSAERLHTSPQARVLVDALLAAPFAVLLSDDGGESTWGSPAALAQVASLRWEATRHFAWNGRTYALGLSMGGLLALRSALPGSPYPVSGVALIDGWTDLRSAWGTALTRRAEIDHAYGLAEDEPAPRLNPLHLAKAAPRLPLFMVASPDDGVVPVENSERLFTRAAPGLSQFVRVPGPHLGGNRFSPTLARQLASFFGRLEEQAGEQARKR, translated from the coding sequence ATGCGCCGCGCCTTTTTTGTTCTCTCCTCATTGCTGGCTGCCCTGAGCGTGACCGCCGGGGCCGCTGTCACGACCCCCCCGCCGCTGCCGCTGCCGACCGTGCCCGACACGGTGCAGCTCGACCGCCTCAGCGGGCCGTCCTACCTGCGGGTGCCGCCCGCGTGCTACGCGCAGGAATGCGCGCTGGTGGTCGTGTCGCACCCGCGCGGGCAGAGCGCCGAGCGGCTGCACACCAGCCCGCAGGCGCGGGTGCTGGTCGACGCCCTGCTCGCCGCCCCCTTTGCCGTGCTGCTCAGCGACGACGGCGGCGAGAGCACCTGGGGCAGCCCCGCCGCGCTCGCCCAGGTCGCCAGCCTGCGCTGGGAGGCCACCCGGCACTTTGCCTGGAACGGCCGCACCTACGCGCTGGGCCTGAGCATGGGCGGCCTGCTCGCGCTGCGCAGCGCCCTGCCCGGCAGCCCCTACCCGGTCAGCGGCGTGGCCCTGATCGACGGCTGGACCGACCTGCGCAGCGCCTGGGGCACCGCCCTCACGCGCCGCGCCGAGATCGACCACGCCTACGGGCTGGCGGAGGACGAACCCGCCCCCCGGCTCAATCCGCTGCACCTGGCCAAGGCCGCCCCCCGGCTGCCCCTCTTCATGGTCGCCAGTCCCGACGACGGCGTGGTGCCGGTGGAGAACTCCGAGCGCCTCTTTACGCGCGCCGCGCCCGGCCTGAGCCAGTTCGTGAGGGTGCCCGGCCCCCACCTGGGCGGCAACCGCTTCTCGCCCACCCTGGCGCGGCAGCTCGCCTCCTTTTTCGGGCGCCTGGAAGAGCAGGCGGGGGAACAGGCCCGCAAGCGCTGA
- a CDS encoding arginine--tRNA ligase — translation MDLKAQLKAAVEQAAAELGAPLPLPFDVAIQETPVGKPGDYGTPAAFQLAKALGQSPAAVAAQLAGKVALPEGIARAEAAGPFLNFFVDVGAFVRGVVERPSGVEARGGKVVIEHTSVNPNKELHVGHLRNVVLGDSMARIFRAAGHTVEVQNYIDDTGRQAAESLFATGHYGRVWDGMQKYDHWLGEGYVRLNADPAKPSLEEGISAVMHRLEAGELRGEIEKVVHAHLETCFRLGARYDLLNWESDVVGSGFLAQAMNILRESRYTSRPTEGKYAGALVMDVSEFMPGLEEPNVVLVRSDGTAMYAAKDIGYQFWKFGLFEGMKFKPFTQDPEGNTVWTSAPDGQPDLERRFGHAEEVINVIDSRQNHPQTVVRSALGVAGEEGKKERSVHLSYAFVTLEGQTISGRKGIAVSADDAMNEAQSRALAVLQGINPELAAREDAAEIARRIGLGAVRFAMLKAEPTRQIDFRWEQALALQGDTAPYVQYAAVRAASILRRGQEAGYAVGGQGADWDALSDLDLTLAKMVARLPEVVTQAVRIHSPHVVAAYALDLATAFNAWFNAKDQAGKPATNVLQSPAGLREARLALVARLRVAFEETLALIGIEVPAAM, via the coding sequence ATGGACCTCAAGGCTCAACTCAAGGCCGCCGTCGAGCAGGCCGCCGCCGAACTCGGGGCGCCGCTGCCCCTCCCCTTTGACGTGGCGATTCAGGAAACGCCCGTGGGCAAGCCCGGCGACTACGGCACGCCCGCCGCCTTCCAGCTGGCCAAGGCCCTGGGGCAAAGTCCGGCGGCGGTCGCCGCGCAGCTGGCCGGGAAGGTCGCGCTTCCGGAGGGCATCGCCCGGGCGGAGGCCGCCGGGCCGTTTCTGAACTTCTTCGTGGACGTGGGCGCCTTCGTGCGGGGCGTGGTCGAGCGGCCCTCCGGGGTGGAGGCGCGCGGCGGCAAGGTCGTCATCGAGCACACCTCGGTCAACCCCAACAAGGAGCTGCACGTCGGGCACCTGCGCAACGTCGTGCTGGGCGACAGCATGGCGCGCATCTTCCGCGCCGCCGGGCACACGGTCGAGGTCCAGAACTATATCGACGACACCGGGCGGCAGGCGGCCGAGTCCCTCTTCGCCACCGGGCATTACGGCCGCGTCTGGGACGGCATGCAGAAGTACGACCACTGGCTGGGGGAAGGCTACGTGCGCCTGAACGCCGACCCCGCCAAGCCCAGCCTGGAAGAGGGCATCAGCGCCGTCATGCACCGCCTGGAGGCCGGGGAACTGCGCGGCGAGATCGAGAAGGTGGTCCACGCGCACCTGGAGACCTGCTTCCGGCTGGGCGCCCGCTACGACCTGCTGAACTGGGAGTCCGACGTGGTGGGCAGCGGGTTTCTCGCGCAGGCGATGAACATCCTGCGGGAGAGCCGCTACACCTCGCGGCCCACGGAAGGCAAGTACGCCGGGGCCTTGGTGATGGACGTGTCCGAGTTCATGCCGGGGCTGGAAGAACCCAACGTGGTCCTGGTGCGCTCGGACGGCACGGCCATGTACGCCGCCAAGGACATCGGCTACCAGTTCTGGAAGTTCGGCCTCTTCGAGGGGATGAAGTTCAAGCCCTTCACCCAGGACCCCGAGGGAAACACCGTCTGGACCAGCGCCCCCGACGGCCAGCCTGACCTGGAACGCCGGTTCGGTCACGCCGAGGAGGTCATCAACGTGATCGACTCGCGTCAGAACCACCCCCAGACGGTGGTGAGAAGCGCGCTGGGCGTGGCGGGCGAGGAGGGCAAAAAGGAGCGCTCGGTTCACCTCTCCTACGCTTTCGTCACGCTGGAGGGCCAGACCATCTCGGGCCGCAAGGGGATCGCGGTGAGCGCCGACGACGCGATGAACGAGGCGCAGAGCCGGGCGCTGGCCGTGTTGCAGGGCATCAACCCCGAGCTGGCGGCCCGGGAGGACGCCGCCGAGATCGCCCGCCGCATCGGGCTGGGGGCGGTGCGCTTCGCGATGCTCAAGGCCGAGCCGACCCGCCAGATCGACTTCCGCTGGGAGCAGGCGCTGGCGCTTCAGGGCGACACCGCGCCGTATGTCCAGTACGCCGCCGTGCGCGCCGCCAGCATCCTGCGCCGGGGACAGGAGGCGGGGTACGCGGTCGGCGGCCAGGGCGCCGACTGGGACGCCCTGAGCGACCTAGACCTCACCCTCGCCAAGATGGTCGCCCGCCTGCCCGAGGTCGTCACCCAGGCGGTGCGCATCCACTCGCCGCACGTGGTCGCCGCGTACGCGCTGGACCTCGCCACCGCCTTCAACGCCTGGTTCAACGCGAAAGACCAGGCCGGAAAGCCTGCCACCAACGTCCTCCAGAGTCCCGCCGGGCTGCGCGAGGCCCGGCTGGCGCTGGTCGCCCGCCTGCGGGTGGCCTTCGAGGAGACGCTGGCCCTGATCGGCATCGAGGTGCCGGCAGCGATGTAG
- a CDS encoding ferritin-like domain-containing protein → MTQGMSMKMTDLQDLYLEQLQDVYSAERQLLESLGKMAQAASTPELRQGFELHAGQTREQIARLERIVGELGGQPGGKTCQAMRGLVAEGQEMIERQADPAVRDAGLIAAAQRAEHYEISAYGTLRTYAEILGRTEDAELLRTSEDEEKATDMKLTGLARSINMQALG, encoded by the coding sequence ATGACCCAGGGCATGAGCATGAAGATGACGGACCTGCAAGACCTCTACCTCGAGCAGCTTCAGGACGTGTACTCGGCCGAGCGGCAGCTGCTGGAGTCACTCGGAAAGATGGCGCAGGCGGCGAGCACTCCCGAGCTGCGCCAGGGCTTTGAGCTGCACGCGGGGCAGACCCGCGAACAGATCGCCCGCCTGGAGCGGATCGTGGGGGAGCTGGGCGGGCAACCCGGCGGCAAGACCTGCCAGGCGATGCGCGGCCTGGTCGCCGAGGGCCAGGAGATGATCGAGCGCCAGGCCGACCCCGCCGTGCGCGACGCGGGCCTGATCGCCGCCGCGCAGCGGGCCGAGCACTACGAGATTTCGGCCTACGGCACCCTGCGGACCTACGCCGAGATCCTGGGCCGCACGGAAGACGCCGAGCTGCTGCGGACCAGCGAGGACGAGGAAAAGGCCACCGACATGAAGCTGACCGGGCTGGCCCGCAGCATCAACATGCAGGCGCTGGGCTGA
- the trpB gene encoding tryptophan synthase subunit beta, with product MTSSASVTLPSYPQPDARGRFGRFGGRYVPETLIPALDELEAAYLAAKADPAFLQELDRLLREFVGRPSALYLAQRLTEHAGGAKIYLKREDQNYTGAHKINNCLAQALLAKRMGKRRVIAETGAGQHGVASATAAALLGLECIVYMGREDIRRQALNVFRMRLLGAEVREVTSGTQTLKDATNEAIRDWVTNVRDTFYILGSVVGPHPYPAMVRDFQSVIGEETKVQLQALEGRPAPDAIVACVGGGSNAIGIFAPYAYLPEDQRPRLIGTEAAGEGVDSGRHAASVAGGRVGVLHGSMMYLLNDSEGQIVPPHSVSAGLDYPGIGPEHCHYSETGVAEYVPITDAQALEALQLLTRLEGIIPALESAHAIYHAVQLARELGPEGVIVVNLSGRGDKDVAEVMRLLELEQPQGQRGEVRA from the coding sequence ATGACCTCCTCCGCCTCTGTCACGCTGCCGAGCTACCCGCAGCCGGACGCCCGTGGGCGCTTCGGGCGCTTCGGCGGGCGCTACGTGCCCGAGACGCTGATTCCGGCGCTCGACGAACTCGAGGCGGCGTACCTGGCCGCCAAGGCCGACCCCGCCTTCCTGCAAGAGTTGGACCGTCTGTTGCGCGAGTTCGTGGGCCGTCCCAGCGCGCTGTACCTCGCGCAGCGGCTCACCGAGCACGCGGGCGGCGCGAAAATCTACCTCAAGCGCGAGGACCAGAACTACACGGGCGCGCACAAGATCAACAACTGCCTCGCGCAGGCCCTGCTTGCCAAACGCATGGGCAAACGCCGGGTGATCGCCGAGACGGGCGCCGGGCAGCACGGGGTCGCCTCGGCCACCGCCGCCGCGCTGCTGGGGCTGGAGTGCATCGTGTACATGGGCCGCGAGGACATCCGCCGCCAGGCCCTCAACGTCTTCCGGATGCGGCTGCTGGGCGCCGAGGTCCGCGAGGTCACCTCCGGCACCCAGACCCTCAAGGACGCCACCAACGAGGCGATCCGCGACTGGGTGACCAACGTGCGCGACACCTTTTACATCCTGGGCAGCGTGGTGGGGCCGCACCCCTACCCCGCGATGGTCCGCGACTTCCAGAGCGTGATCGGGGAGGAAACCAAGGTGCAGCTTCAGGCGCTCGAAGGCCGCCCGGCCCCCGACGCCATCGTCGCCTGCGTGGGCGGCGGCTCCAACGCCATCGGGATTTTTGCGCCCTACGCCTATCTGCCCGAAGACCAGCGCCCCCGATTGATCGGCACCGAGGCCGCCGGGGAAGGGGTGGACAGCGGCAGACACGCCGCCTCGGTCGCGGGAGGCCGCGTCGGCGTGCTGCACGGCTCGATGATGTACCTGCTCAACGATTCGGAAGGCCAGATCGTCCCGCCGCATTCGGTCAGCGCCGGGCTGGACTACCCCGGCATCGGCCCCGAGCACTGCCACTACAGTGAAACGGGCGTGGCCGAGTACGTGCCCATCACCGACGCGCAGGCGCTGGAGGCCCTGCAACTGCTGACCCGCCTGGAGGGCATCATTCCGGCCCTCGAAAGCGCCCACGCGATCTACCACGCCGTCCAGCTGGCCCGCGAACTCGGGCCGGAAGGGGTGATCGTGGTGAACCTCTCCGGACGCGGCGACAAGGACGTGGCCGAGGTGATGCGCCTGCTGGAACTGGAGCAGCCCCAGGGCCAGCGCGGGGAGGTGCGCGCATGA
- a CDS encoding ankyrin repeat domain-containing protein, with the protein MSDPTSPTPPVPDAETLAFLQDVLELVRFGDAAQLGPLLERGLPANLLNQKGDSLLLLASYHGHLETARLLLAHGADPELFNDRSQTPLGAAAFRGDRAMAELLLGGGARVDGAGPDGRTPLMLAAMFDRTELVELLLSRGAELRARDAAGASALDAARQMGAGNTAAQLAARLEG; encoded by the coding sequence ATGTCCGACCCCACCTCCCCCACCCCGCCCGTGCCCGACGCCGAGACGCTGGCTTTCCTTCAGGACGTGCTGGAACTCGTGCGCTTCGGGGACGCCGCGCAGCTCGGGCCACTGCTGGAGCGCGGCCTCCCGGCCAACCTGCTCAACCAGAAGGGCGACAGCCTGCTGCTGCTGGCGAGCTACCACGGCCACCTGGAAACGGCCCGGCTGCTGCTGGCCCACGGCGCCGACCCCGAACTGTTCAACGACCGCAGCCAGACGCCGCTGGGCGCCGCCGCCTTCCGGGGGGACCGGGCGATGGCCGAACTGCTGCTCGGCGGCGGGGCCAGGGTGGACGGCGCCGGGCCGGACGGCCGCACCCCCCTGATGCTGGCGGCGATGTTTGACCGGACCGAGCTGGTCGAGCTGCTGCTCTCGCGCGGGGCCGAGCTGCGGGCGCGGGACGCCGCCGGAGCCTCGGCCCTGGACGCCGCGCGGCAGATGGGCGCCGGGAACACGGCGGCCCAACTCGCGGCGCGGCTGGAAGGCTAG
- a CDS encoding BsuPI-related putative proteinase inhibitor gives MPHRFRLSAALVLALAACAQAQTAPALQFRLEPEGYHAYQNGPPPPLTLTLTLRNPSTAPVTLTCRALGGPVLKRFTEFLNGESLLRDETVGELRPQAGAPVCRRVGERLTLAPRTSYTYARALGPQKVGAQVHYRSGWNVSAAAGSGWLRSGTVTALVVRGNRPIPTPNPQAYHDALDASRARWYSRSSRSSRPDTLLSFELADELSREAFLAELKKRGLNLGAIEIEVAPPARFPTKPTLAHSAAVTVAPEAQGYAFTLKVTNKTDGPLETYQSACDPLAIERVSDGLRVWQMGNGPCQTVGPLVTVLQPGESTTREARWDGQDSLGRRVPPGQYRVRLGLGQFVGEAVFTVK, from the coding sequence ATGCCCCACCGCTTCCGGCTGTCCGCCGCCCTGGTCCTGGCGCTCGCCGCCTGTGCCCAGGCCCAGACCGCCCCGGCGCTCCAGTTCCGGCTGGAGCCGGAGGGCTACCACGCCTATCAAAACGGCCCGCCCCCACCGCTGACCCTCACCCTGACACTGCGAAATCCTTCCACAGCGCCTGTCACGCTGACCTGCCGGGCGCTGGGCGGCCCCGTGCTGAAACGCTTCACGGAGTTCCTGAACGGCGAATCACTGCTGCGCGACGAGACCGTGGGTGAGCTGCGCCCGCAAGCCGGGGCGCCGGTCTGCCGCCGCGTGGGCGAGAGGCTGACCCTGGCCCCCCGCACGAGCTACACCTATGCGCGGGCGCTGGGGCCGCAGAAGGTCGGGGCACAGGTCCACTACCGCAGCGGCTGGAACGTCAGCGCGGCGGCGGGGTCGGGGTGGTTGCGAAGCGGGACGGTCACGGCGCTGGTCGTGCGGGGAAACCGTCCCATCCCCACGCCGAATCCGCAGGCCTATCACGACGCCCTGGACGCCAGCCGCGCCCGCTGGTACAGCCGCAGCAGCCGCTCCTCCAGGCCGGACACGCTCCTGTCCTTCGAACTCGCGGATGAACTCTCGCGGGAGGCGTTCCTGGCGGAGTTGAAGAAGCGCGGCCTTAACCTGGGGGCCATTGAGATCGAGGTCGCGCCGCCCGCCCGGTTCCCGACGAAGCCGACCCTCGCCCACAGCGCCGCCGTCACCGTCGCGCCCGAAGCGCAGGGCTACGCCTTCACGCTCAAGGTCACGAACAAGACGGACGGACCACTGGAGACGTATCAGTCCGCCTGCGATCCCCTCGCCATTGAGCGCGTCTCCGATGGCCTGCGTGTCTGGCAGATGGGCAATGGGCCGTGTCAGACAGTCGGGCCTCTGGTCACCGTCCTGCAACCCGGCGAGTCCACCACCCGCGAGGCCCGCTGGGACGGCCAGGACAGTCTCGGCCGCCGCGTGCCGCCCGGTCAGTACCGCGTGCGGCTGGGCTTGGGGCAGTTCGTGGGCGAGGCGGTCTTCACGGTGAAATAA
- the trpA gene encoding tryptophan synthase subunit alpha, giving the protein MTATLTRGAERIHAAFARAGAEGRAAFIPFMTAGYPTAEGFPAVADALLEQADLLEVGIPYSDPLGDGPTIQRASEQALAGGTSTRRTLALVRDLRARHDTPLVIMTYVNPIYAVGPREFMRLAAEAGVDGLILPDLPPDQDLEIADLAAEHGLAVTFLIAPTSTPERVKLVAEACTGFLYAVSVTGVTGAREGTALAEVPAMLALAREHARVPVAVGFGVKDAATARQVAAVADGVVVGSAFINAVREGQDVGALAAEIARGCRK; this is encoded by the coding sequence ATGACCGCCACCCTGACCCGCGGCGCCGAGCGCATCCACGCTGCTTTCGCCCGCGCGGGGGCGGAAGGCCGCGCCGCCTTCATTCCCTTCATGACCGCTGGGTACCCGACGGCGGAAGGCTTCCCCGCCGTGGCCGACGCGCTGCTGGAACAGGCCGACCTGCTGGAAGTCGGGATTCCCTACTCCGATCCGCTGGGGGACGGCCCGACCATCCAGCGGGCCTCCGAGCAGGCGCTGGCGGGCGGCACCAGCACCCGGCGCACGCTGGCGCTGGTCCGGGACTTGCGGGCGCGCCACGACACCCCGCTCGTGATCATGACCTACGTCAACCCCATCTACGCGGTCGGCCCGCGCGAGTTCATGCGCCTGGCCGCCGAGGCGGGCGTGGACGGCCTGATCCTCCCCGACCTGCCGCCCGACCAGGACCTGGAAATCGCGGACCTGGCCGCCGAGCACGGGCTGGCGGTGACCTTCCTGATCGCCCCGACCTCCACGCCTGAGCGGGTGAAACTCGTCGCCGAAGCCTGCACCGGCTTCCTGTACGCCGTCAGCGTGACCGGCGTGACTGGGGCGCGTGAGGGCACGGCGCTGGCCGAGGTGCCCGCGATGCTGGCCCTGGCCCGCGAACACGCCCGGGTCCCCGTCGCCGTGGGCTTCGGGGTCAAGGACGCGGCCACCGCCCGGCAGGTCGCGGCGGTCGCGGACGGGGTGGTGGTGGGCAGCGCCTTTATCAACGCGGTGCGCGAGGGGCAGGACGTGGGCGCCCTGGCCGCCGAGATCGCGCGGGGCTGCCGGAAGTAG
- a CDS encoding acyltransferase, producing the protein MSEPALPAAPSAAAPAAPLDQGETVAASALQEGAGPGSAAPRLTAIDTFRGLTILEVVGHHTTGMALRYAETGTLTHDTLLVINRTLHFAVPAFVFLSAVVLTRSLLKRFEPGRYLWRRLTRGGWPYLLWTALYALWYVWTGQRAPETLTDPARWEYWLLYGKGSFHLYFLLVALEVYVVLPLLLPLARRRPPITVMLLAGLAVQFGVYLLNREVLRLPFPASTVLWYLLPVLLGLGVGARLGEFQAWWRRRRWAVVPLLALAYALYLPVALAYLRGEGVTPVVYSSLSWSFTALTALTLLGLAYRLQRRPGPLTRAISVLGTVSLPIYLIHPAVLQALERLVPPDGDPARLALTVAVFALVALLLPALIGRRLLGKRLGLLLFGR; encoded by the coding sequence ATGTCCGAGCCTGCCCTGCCCGCCGCCCCCTCTGCCGCCGCCCCCGCCGCGCCCCTGGATCAGGGCGAGACGGTGGCGGCCAGCGCCCTTCAGGAGGGAGCCGGGCCAGGCAGCGCGGCCCCGCGCCTGACCGCCATCGACACCTTCCGGGGGCTGACCATCCTGGAGGTCGTGGGGCACCACACGACCGGCATGGCCCTGCGCTACGCCGAGACCGGGACGCTGACGCACGACACGCTGCTGGTGATCAACCGCACCCTGCATTTCGCGGTGCCCGCTTTCGTCTTCCTGTCGGCAGTGGTGCTGACCCGCAGCCTCCTGAAACGCTTCGAGCCGGGGCGCTACCTGTGGCGGCGGCTGACGCGCGGCGGCTGGCCGTACCTGCTGTGGACCGCCCTGTACGCCCTGTGGTACGTCTGGACCGGGCAGCGGGCGCCGGAGACCCTGACCGACCCCGCGCGCTGGGAATACTGGCTGCTGTACGGCAAGGGCAGCTTTCACCTGTATTTCCTGCTGGTGGCGCTGGAAGTCTACGTGGTGCTGCCGCTGCTGCTGCCGCTGGCGCGCAGGCGCCCGCCCATCACGGTGATGCTGCTCGCGGGGCTGGCGGTGCAGTTCGGGGTTTACCTGCTCAACCGCGAGGTGCTGCGCCTGCCCTTTCCGGCAAGCACGGTGCTGTGGTACCTGCTCCCGGTCCTGCTGGGGCTGGGGGTGGGCGCGCGGCTGGGCGAGTTCCAGGCGTGGTGGCGCAGGCGGCGCTGGGCGGTGGTGCCGCTGCTGGCGCTGGCCTACGCGCTGTACCTGCCGGTGGCGCTGGCCTACCTGCGCGGCGAGGGGGTCACGCCGGTCGTGTATTCCAGCCTGAGCTGGAGCTTCACGGCCCTCACGGCGCTCACGCTGCTGGGGCTGGCGTACCGTTTGCAGCGGCGGCCCGGCCCGCTGACCCGGGCGATCTCGGTTCTGGGGACCGTCAGCCTGCCGATCTACCTGATTCACCCGGCGGTGCTGCAAGCGCTCGAACGCCTCGTGCCGCCGGACGGCGACCCCGCGCGGCTGGCGCTCACGGTGGCGGTCTTCGCGCTGGTGGCGCTGCTGCTCCCGGCGTTGATCGGGCGGCGGCTGCTGGGCAAGCGGCTGGGCCTGCTGCTGTTCGGGCGCTGA
- a CDS encoding MBL fold metallo-hydrolase, whose amino-acid sequence MSWTQHLRVGEADVYSLTDGQFRLDGGAMFGSVPKVLWERVSPADDLNRIRLRINPLLIRLGGKNVLVETGFWDGGGEKFEAMYALDRDETVFRGLSDLGLGPADIDLVINTHLHFDHAGRNVTPGGEPTFPNARYVVQRQELHDARHTHERSRASYVADFIEPVAGAGLFDVVEGEHELLPGLSVLPLPGHNLGQQGVVLRSGGQVLVYAADLIPTLAHTPYPYIMGYDLYPVTTLETRKRYLPGWFEEGAVICTPHDPDVAFARLEEGKKGGFVAARLDHENTA is encoded by the coding sequence ATGTCCTGGACCCAGCATCTGCGAGTCGGCGAGGCCGACGTGTACTCCCTCACCGACGGCCAGTTTCGCCTCGACGGCGGCGCGATGTTCGGCAGCGTTCCCAAGGTCCTGTGGGAGCGCGTCTCGCCCGCCGACGACCTCAACCGCATCCGCCTCCGCATCAACCCGCTGCTGATCCGGCTGGGCGGGAAAAACGTTCTGGTCGAGACCGGCTTCTGGGACGGGGGCGGCGAGAAATTCGAGGCGATGTACGCCCTCGACCGCGACGAGACCGTCTTCCGGGGCCTGTCCGACCTGGGCCTGGGGCCTGCGGACATCGACCTGGTCATTAACACCCACCTGCATTTCGACCACGCCGGGCGCAACGTGACCCCGGGCGGCGAGCCGACCTTCCCGAATGCCCGCTACGTGGTGCAGCGCCAGGAACTGCACGACGCCCGCCACACCCACGAACGCAGCCGCGCGAGCTACGTGGCCGACTTCATCGAGCCGGTGGCGGGCGCGGGCCTCTTCGACGTGGTGGAGGGTGAACACGAACTGCTTCCCGGCCTGAGCGTACTGCCGCTGCCCGGCCACAACCTCGGCCAGCAGGGGGTGGTGCTGCGCTCGGGCGGACAGGTGCTGGTGTACGCCGCCGACCTGATCCCGACCCTGGCTCACACGCCCTATCCCTACATCATGGGCTACGACCTCTATCCCGTGACCACGCTGGAGACGCGCAAGCGCTACCTGCCGGGGTGGTTCGAGGAAGGCGCGGTGATCTGCACGCCGCACGACCCCGACGTGGCCTTTGCGCGGCTGGAGGAGGGGAAGAAGGGGGGCTTCGTGGCGGCGAGGCTGGACCATGAAAACACCGCGTGA
- a CDS encoding N-acetylmuramoyl-L-alanine amidase family protein, translating into MLPRRAALAFALLAAPALTGASAAPEVFVAYPPPEHRVAFDHVLLEGSVPPGASLSIGTQAAPVGPDGLFILWWPLRVGTNDLRLVTTLGGQSGQRTLRVIRTPAAPLPAAPTQIERASLRPAADHEFWDPAGDSAAERSVRVAFRGSPGGRATFRVGEGPPVPLTEERPGEYAATYTLPTAQLFQAAPVTVTLTGRDGRTVGAAAPGRLTSLGGLRAGSGPRTGIQRPGSVRGLGLNDAGNVTTTLRGEPFLFPRDGMTFRLVGRVGQDVRARLAPGVGVLITAGQLELTPGSPAPARGGTVTLEAPAAAGAPPLPTPELAPLPPAPLPADDLRVRIGLGGARVPFTLSQEQGGRRLSLTLYGLETPPTLPAPLADRLIARAEVQPVALGVTRLSLDLSAPQAWGFFATYEGDDLWLTVRRPPTLDAARPLAGRVIALDAGHGGTQHGGAGALRVPEKALMLPLVLRAAELLRAAGAEVVLTRSADVTLGLYERGLQAEAARADLLVSVHANALPDGRDPRGIRGPEVYFTHPQAEAPAAAILSALRRTLPELGPGAGLKPGANLALTRPTTQPSLLVETAYLTDPGNLRLLMDPAGRERFAQAIASGIADFYAAQTAAQ; encoded by the coding sequence ATGCTCCCGCGCCGCGCCGCCCTGGCCTTCGCCCTGCTCGCTGCCCCTGCGTTGACCGGGGCCAGCGCCGCGCCGGAGGTGTTCGTCGCCTATCCGCCCCCGGAGCACCGGGTCGCCTTCGACCACGTGCTGCTGGAGGGCAGCGTGCCTCCCGGCGCGTCTCTCAGCATCGGCACGCAGGCCGCGCCGGTAGGACCCGACGGCCTCTTCATCCTGTGGTGGCCGCTGCGGGTGGGCACCAACGACCTGCGGCTGGTCACCACGCTGGGGGGGCAGAGCGGGCAGCGCACCCTGCGGGTGATTCGCACCCCGGCTGCCCCGCTTCCCGCTGCCCCCACCCAGATCGAGCGCGCCAGCCTGCGCCCCGCCGCCGACCACGAGTTCTGGGACCCCGCCGGGGACAGCGCGGCCGAGCGCAGCGTCCGGGTGGCGTTCCGGGGGTCTCCGGGAGGCCGGGCGACCTTCCGGGTGGGGGAGGGGCCGCCCGTTCCACTCACCGAGGAGCGCCCCGGCGAGTACGCGGCGACCTACACGCTGCCCACGGCGCAGCTGTTCCAGGCGGCCCCCGTGACGGTCACGCTGACCGGGCGCGACGGCCGGACGGTGGGGGCCGCCGCGCCCGGCCGCCTGACCAGCCTGGGCGGCCTGCGGGCGGGCAGCGGCCCCCGCACCGGCATCCAGCGGCCCGGCAGCGTGCGTGGCCTGGGCCTCAACGACGCGGGCAACGTGACCACCACGCTGCGGGGGGAGCCGTTTCTCTTTCCGCGCGACGGGATGACCTTCCGGCTGGTGGGGCGGGTGGGCCAGGATGTGCGTGCCCGGCTGGCGCCCGGCGTGGGGGTGTTGATCACCGCCGGGCAGCTGGAGCTGACGCCCGGCTCGCCCGCCCCGGCGCGGGGGGGCACCGTGACCTTGGAAGCGCCTGCGGCCGCCGGGGCGCCCCCGCTCCCCACCCCGGAGCTGGCCCCTCTTCCGCCCGCGCCCCTCCCGGCAGACGACCTGCGGGTGCGGATCGGGCTGGGGGGCGCGCGGGTGCCTTTCACCCTGAGTCAGGAGCAGGGGGGGCGCCGCCTGAGCCTCACGCTGTACGGCCTGGAGACGCCGCCCACCCTGCCCGCGCCGCTGGCCGACCGGCTGATCGCGCGGGCCGAGGTGCAGCCGGTGGCCCTGGGCGTCACGCGCCTGAGCCTGGACCTGAGCGCCCCGCAGGCCTGGGGCTTTTTCGCCACCTACGAGGGGGACGACCTGTGGCTGACCGTGCGCCGCCCGCCCACGCTGGACGCCGCGCGCCCGCTGGCCGGACGGGTGATCGCCCTGGACGCCGGGCACGGGGGCACCCAGCACGGCGGGGCCGGTGCCCTGCGCGTGCCCGAAAAGGCGCTGATGTTGCCGCTGGTCCTGCGCGCTGCCGAGCTGCTGCGGGCGGCGGGCGCCGAGGTGGTCCTCACCCGGAGCGCCGACGTGACCCTGGGGCTGTACGAGCGCGGCCTTCAGGCCGAGGCCGCCCGCGCCGACCTGCTGGTCTCGGTTCATGCCAACGCCCTGCCCGACGGCCGCGATCCGCGCGGGATTCGCGGCCCGGAGGTGTACTTCACCCACCCGCAGGCCGAGGCCCCCGCCGCCGCGATCCTGAGCGCCCTGCGGCGCACCCTGCCGGAACTCGGCCCCGGCGCGGGCCTGAAGCCAGGCGCCAATCTGGCCCTGACCCGCCCCACCACCCAGCCCAGCCTGCTCGTCGAGACCGCCTACCTCACCGACCCCGGCAACCTGCGCCTCCTGATGGACCCGGCGGGCCGTGAGCGCTTCGCCCAGGCCATCGCCTCGGGCATCGCGGATTTCTACGCGGCCCAGACCGCGGCCCAGTAG